A stretch of Brassica rapa cultivar Chiifu-401-42 chromosome A08, CAAS_Brap_v3.01, whole genome shotgun sequence DNA encodes these proteins:
- the LOC103833543 gene encoding pre-rRNA-processing protein TSR2 homolog gives MDSRPSGPVVLTVEEKAVLNEGIGLILSRWTAMRAAVDNGWGGRDSHLKAERTVSNVLDYFIRLKDPTMGFDGLADILENGLNELNTLADDGSLEEVTETLLDLYYECLEGNYQRVEQLRVTSSQTSAKVVKVSNGNDEDEDDEESDDEDDDEDTKMSNVLYVLL, from the exons ATGGATTCGAGACCCAGTGGACCAGTGGTGTTGACGGTGGAGGAGAAGGCCGTTCTGAACGAAGGAATTGGTTTGATACTTTCGCGGTGGACAGCCATGAGAGCCGCCGTCGATAACGGCTGGGGCGGGCGAGATTCTCATCTGAAAGCTGAACGCACCGTTTCCAATGTTCTCGATTACTTCATCCGTTTAAAAG ATCCAACGATGGGCTTTGATGGGTTAGCTGATATTCTAGAGAATGGTCTTAATGAGCTTAACACTTTGGCTGATGATGGAAGCCTTGAGGAG GTGACAGAGACGTTGCTAGATTTGTATTATGAATGTCTCGAAGGTAACTACCAAAGGGTTGAGCAACTGAGGGTGACTAGTTCTCAGACTAGTGCAAAAGTTGTCAAG GTTTCAAACGGTAAcgatgaggatgaggatgatgaggagagcgatgatgaagatgatgatgaggataCAAAGATGAGCaatgttttatatgttttattataa
- the LOC103833542 gene encoding RING-H2 finger protein ATL2 isoform X2, which produces MSLRDPNPVTNTPGSFSDPGGFAINSRIMFTAIIIIIFFVILMVSLHLYSRCYLHRSRRFHIRRLNRSRRAAAAMTFFADPSSSTSEVTTRGLDPSVVKSLPTFTFSAAAAPDAIECAVCLSEFEESEPGRVLPNCKHAFHVECIDMWFLSHSSCPLCRSLVEPIAGVVKTAAEEVAISISDPVSGDTNDVIGAGTSDHEDSRGKPAAIEVSTRNLGDWRRRASLTLRR; this is translated from the exons ATGAGTCTTAGAGACCCGAATCCAGTAACTAACACACCCGGATCCTTTTCGGATCCAGGCGGGTTCGCTATAAACAGCAGAATCATGTTCACCGCCATAATCATAATCATATTCTTCGTCATTCTCATGGTCTCTCTTCACCTCTACTCTCGTTGCTACCTCCACCGCTCTCGCCGTTTCCACATCCGCCGCTTAAACCGTAGTAGACGCGCCGCCGCCGCTATGACCTTCTTCGCCGATCCTTCCTCCTCCACCTCCGAGGTCACCACTCGCGGTCTCGACCCCTCCGTCGTCAAATCTCTTCCCACTTTCACGTTCTCCGCCGCAGCCGCCCCGGACGCGATCGAGTGTGCGGTTTGCCTCTCGGAGTTTGAGGAGAGCGAACCGGGTCGGGTTTTGCCCAATTGCAAGCACGCGTTTCATGTTGAGTGCATTGATATGTGGTTTCTTTCTCATTCCTCTTGTCCTCTGTGCCGATCGCTCGTCGAACCTATCGCCGGAGTTGTAAAAACTGCGGCGGAGGAAGTCGCGATTTCGATTTCTGACCCGGTTTCAGGCGACACAAACGACGTTATAGGAGCTGGGACTTCCGATCATGAAGATTCCAGGGGGAAACCGGCGGCGATTGAAGTCTCAACGAGGAATCTCGGAGA CTGGAGGAGAAGAGCCTCGTTGACTTTAAGACGCTAA
- the LOC103833542 gene encoding RING-H2 finger protein ATL17 isoform X1 yields the protein MSLRDPNPVTNTPGSFSDPGGFAINSRIMFTAIIIIIFFVILMVSLHLYSRCYLHRSRRFHIRRLNRSRRAAAAMTFFADPSSSTSEVTTRGLDPSVVKSLPTFTFSAAAAPDAIECAVCLSEFEESEPGRVLPNCKHAFHVECIDMWFLSHSSCPLCRSLVEPIAGVVKTAAEEVAISISDPVSGDTNDVIGAGTSDHEDSRGKPAAIEVSTRNLGESENELSRSNSFRSRVISSTRIFSKERRSASSSSSIGFPPPPVSSMPMTELDIESGGEEPR from the coding sequence ATGAGTCTTAGAGACCCGAATCCAGTAACTAACACACCCGGATCCTTTTCGGATCCAGGCGGGTTCGCTATAAACAGCAGAATCATGTTCACCGCCATAATCATAATCATATTCTTCGTCATTCTCATGGTCTCTCTTCACCTCTACTCTCGTTGCTACCTCCACCGCTCTCGCCGTTTCCACATCCGCCGCTTAAACCGTAGTAGACGCGCCGCCGCCGCTATGACCTTCTTCGCCGATCCTTCCTCCTCCACCTCCGAGGTCACCACTCGCGGTCTCGACCCCTCCGTCGTCAAATCTCTTCCCACTTTCACGTTCTCCGCCGCAGCCGCCCCGGACGCGATCGAGTGTGCGGTTTGCCTCTCGGAGTTTGAGGAGAGCGAACCGGGTCGGGTTTTGCCCAATTGCAAGCACGCGTTTCATGTTGAGTGCATTGATATGTGGTTTCTTTCTCATTCCTCTTGTCCTCTGTGCCGATCGCTCGTCGAACCTATCGCCGGAGTTGTAAAAACTGCGGCGGAGGAAGTCGCGATTTCGATTTCTGACCCGGTTTCAGGCGACACAAACGACGTTATAGGAGCTGGGACTTCCGATCATGAAGATTCCAGGGGGAAACCGGCGGCGATTGAAGTCTCAACGAGGAATCTCGGAGAATCGGAGAACGAGTTGAGTCGGAGTAACTCGTTTAGGTCACGGGTGATATCTTCCACGCGGATTTTCAGCAAAGAACGGAGAAGCGCTTCGTCGTCTTCTTCTATCGGGTTCCCTCCGCCTCCGGTCTCTAGCATGCCGATGACGGAGTTAGATATCGAGTCTGGAGGAGAAGAGCCTCGTTGA